Proteins from a genomic interval of Treponema brennaborense DSM 12168:
- a CDS encoding helix-turn-helix domain-containing protein codes for MSFWKKVDDELKYQGISRDSLAQMANFTVSSISAGISRDNMPSADLAVRIAKVLHKPLEYFLDDSDIGVDLDLSVFPEQIRKNRQYVKYCSVYDDLERLPVYVRQTIIEMIHKLAVEK; via the coding sequence ATGAGTTTTTGGAAAAAAGTCGACGATGAATTGAAATATCAGGGAATTTCACGCGACAGTTTGGCACAAATGGCAAATTTTACCGTTTCAAGCATCAGCGCGGGAATTTCAAGAGATAACATGCCCTCTGCTGATCTTGCAGTCCGCATCGCGAAGGTACTGCATAAACCCCTTGAGTATTTTCTTGACGATTCCGATATCGGCGTAGACCTCGACTTGTCGGTTTTCCCTGAACAAATCAGAAAAAACCGGCAGTACGTAAAATATTGCAGCGTATACGATGATTTGGAACGGCTGCCCGTATACGTACGGCAGACCATCATAGAAATGATTCATAAATTGGCGGTAGAAAAATAA
- a CDS encoding homocysteine S-methyltransferase family protein, with protein sequence MKRTDIRNLLGKQVLFFDGGTGSVLQAQGLKPGELPETWNLSEREKIVALHYGYYRAGCNIVKTNTFGANRLKFSAPGELESVVLAALENAAEARRRIENEPIPEAELETLRAASLAPASVNPAELPHFIALDVGPAGKLLEPLGDLPFSGAVELFSDTIRAALSSARREAVDLILIETMNDCYEAKAAVVAAKETCAALNVRLPIIVTTVYDESAKLLTGADPETMTAVLEGLGVDAFGMNCSLGPHQMQPILDRLSAAASIPLAVNPNAGLPRSENGRTVYDVTPAEFARVTAGFVDRGAALVGGCCGTTSEHICRLVNACAGKPCPVRRDTGVTLISSYTKTVAFGKKPILVGERINPTGKKRFKQALREHDIQYIIREGLAQEEKGAHVLDVNVGLPEIDETELLVTVVTELQSVTDLPLQLDTSDPAAMEAALRVYNGKALVNSVNGKREVMDAVFPLVKKYGGAVVALMLDEDGIPETAEGRLRIVRKIYAAAAEYGIARKDIVIDPLAMAVSSDPGAAAVTLETLRAVRDEFGGRSILGVSNVSFGLPQRELITASFFTMAMQNGLSAAIMNPNSAEMMKAYACFCALSGYDPHCSDYIAFAESYGAAPPPLSAGGAQSAAAVHRVPATAAAQSAPATAAGSGSVQSAPPQTLEYAVIRGLKEDAAARTRTLLGTTEALDIINNHLIPALDVVGKGFEAKKVYLPQLLMSAEAAKAAFSVIKETLAAAGKTDESKGTVVLATVKGDIHDIGKNIVKVLLENYGFTVVDLGKDVSPERIAEICAEKRVRLAGLSALMTTTVPAMEATITLLRARAPWCKVCVGGAVLTPEYADMIGADFYGKDALETVKYAQSVFS encoded by the coding sequence ATGAAACGGACAGATATACGGAACCTTTTGGGAAAACAGGTGTTGTTTTTTGACGGCGGCACGGGTTCCGTGCTGCAGGCGCAGGGACTGAAACCCGGCGAACTGCCCGAAACCTGGAATCTGAGCGAGCGTGAAAAAATCGTCGCGCTGCACTACGGCTATTACCGCGCTGGCTGCAATATCGTAAAAACGAACACGTTCGGTGCGAACCGGCTCAAATTCAGCGCGCCCGGAGAACTCGAATCCGTCGTCCTCGCCGCGCTTGAAAACGCCGCCGAAGCGCGCCGCCGCATTGAAAACGAACCGATTCCGGAAGCGGAACTCGAAACGCTGCGCGCCGCCTCGCTCGCGCCCGCATCTGTAAATCCTGCGGAACTTCCGCATTTTATCGCGCTCGACGTAGGACCCGCGGGCAAACTGCTTGAACCGCTCGGCGACCTTCCGTTCAGCGGCGCGGTCGAACTGTTTTCGGACACGATCCGAGCCGCCCTCTCGTCGGCGCGGCGTGAAGCCGTCGATCTGATTCTGATTGAAACGATGAACGACTGCTACGAAGCGAAGGCGGCGGTCGTTGCGGCAAAGGAAACGTGCGCCGCCCTGAACGTCCGGCTGCCGATAATCGTAACGACCGTGTACGACGAATCGGCCAAGCTCCTGACCGGCGCCGACCCCGAAACCATGACCGCCGTTCTCGAAGGGCTCGGCGTCGACGCGTTCGGCATGAACTGCAGTTTGGGACCGCACCAGATGCAGCCGATTCTTGATCGGCTTTCCGCCGCCGCGAGTATTCCGCTTGCGGTGAACCCGAACGCGGGGCTTCCCCGCAGTGAAAATGGCCGTACCGTGTACGACGTAACGCCCGCCGAATTCGCGCGGGTAACGGCGGGCTTCGTCGATCGCGGCGCGGCGCTCGTCGGCGGCTGCTGCGGTACGACGAGCGAACATATCTGCCGTTTGGTAAACGCGTGCGCGGGTAAACCGTGTCCGGTGCGGCGCGACACGGGCGTTACGCTGATTTCTTCTTATACGAAAACCGTCGCGTTCGGCAAAAAACCGATACTCGTGGGCGAACGTATCAATCCGACCGGAAAAAAGCGGTTCAAGCAGGCGCTCCGTGAGCACGATATTCAGTACATTATCCGCGAAGGTCTCGCGCAGGAAGAAAAAGGCGCGCACGTGCTCGACGTGAACGTCGGACTGCCTGAAATAGACGAAACGGAACTGTTGGTAACGGTCGTTACCGAATTGCAAAGCGTTACGGATCTGCCGCTTCAGCTCGACACCTCCGATCCCGCGGCTATGGAAGCGGCGCTTCGCGTTTACAACGGCAAAGCGCTGGTCAATTCGGTAAACGGCAAGCGCGAAGTGATGGACGCGGTGTTCCCGCTAGTCAAAAAATACGGCGGTGCGGTCGTTGCGCTCATGCTGGACGAAGACGGCATTCCGGAAACGGCGGAAGGTCGCCTCCGTATCGTTCGGAAGATATACGCCGCCGCCGCCGAATACGGTATTGCGCGCAAGGATATCGTCATAGACCCGCTGGCGATGGCGGTCAGTTCCGACCCCGGTGCCGCTGCGGTAACGCTTGAGACGCTGCGCGCCGTCCGCGACGAATTCGGCGGCCGTTCGATTTTGGGCGTGTCGAACGTATCGTTCGGACTGCCGCAGCGCGAACTCATTACCGCTTCCTTTTTTACGATGGCGATGCAGAACGGGCTGAGCGCCGCGATCATGAATCCGAACTCGGCGGAAATGATGAAAGCGTACGCGTGTTTTTGCGCGCTTTCCGGTTACGATCCGCACTGTAGCGATTACATCGCGTTCGCCGAATCGTACGGTGCGGCCCCGCCGCCGCTCTCGGCAGGTGGCGCTCAGTCTGCCGCCGCTGTTCACCGTGTCCCGGCGACGGCAGCGGCTCAAAGCGCTCCGGCGACGGCAGCGGGCAGCGGCTCCGTTCAAAGCGCGCCGCCGCAAACGCTCGAATACGCGGTTATCCGCGGCTTAAAAGAAGATGCCGCCGCGCGTACCCGTACGCTGCTCGGCACGACGGAAGCGCTTGATATTATCAACAATCACCTGATTCCCGCACTCGACGTCGTGGGCAAAGGATTTGAAGCTAAAAAAGTGTATCTTCCGCAGCTTTTGATGAGCGCGGAAGCCGCAAAAGCCGCGTTTTCGGTTATAAAAGAAACGCTCGCCGCCGCGGGCAAAACCGATGAAAGCAAAGGCACCGTCGTACTCGCGACCGTTAAGGGCGATATCCACGATATCGGCAAAAACATCGTAAAAGTGCTGCTTGAAAATTACGGTTTTACCGTCGTCGACTTGGGCAAAGACGTGTCGCCCGAACGGATTGCCGAAATCTGCGCGGAAAAACGCGTTCGGCTCGCGGGACTGAGCGCGCTCATGACGACGACCGTTCCCGCAATGGAAGCCACGATCACGCTGCTGCGCGCCCGGGCTCCCTGGTGCAAAGTGTGCGTCGGCGGCGCCGTTTTAACGCCGGAATACGCCGATATGATCGGAGCCGACTTTTACGGCAA